One stretch of Daphnia pulicaria isolate SC F1-1A chromosome 8, SC_F0-13Bv2, whole genome shotgun sequence DNA includes these proteins:
- the LOC124311185 gene encoding WD repeat domain phosphoinositide-interacting protein 2-like isoform X1 produces MSQIRQENDSGAGGFFVNFNQDSTSLAVGTKVCYRLFSLSSVDRLDLIYESTSELDEDACLVERLFSSSLVAVVSLSSPRKLKVCHFKKGTEICNYSYSNTILAVKLNRARLVVCLEESLYIHNIRDMKVLHTIRDTPSNPQGLCALSPNSNEHCYLAYPGSATIGEVQIFDAYNLQAKTMIPAHDSPLAAIAFSITGTLIATASEKGTVIRIFRVDDGARLHEFRRGVKRCATIYSLAFSADSQYLAASSNTETVHIFKLEDPQRPGSSSEEPQGWMGYLSKAVSVSASYLPTQVADVFSQGRAFATVHLPFQGIRNVCSLATIQKVMRLLIASAEGYVYVYEVNPVEGGDCTLLKQHRLDGLIENGTENSHSDGYSGAHGKAKLDAAGSYALIVRGRPFSQMTADCLPDSEKFHDMERATETPPANPLRLDDEGEFPPMTQKLD; encoded by the exons ATGAGTCAAATCCGACAAGAAAATGACTCCGGAGCAGGAGGTTTTTTCGTCAACTTTAATCAAGATTCCAC GTCATTGGCTGTGGGAACAAAAGTCTGTTACAGGCTATTCTCCCTATCTTCTGTTGATCGTTTAGACCTTATCTATGAAAGCACCAGCGAGTTAGATGAAGATGCATGTCTTGTTGAAAGACTATTTTCTAGCAGTCTTGTTGCAGTAGTAAGCTTATCCTCTCCACGAAAACTGAAGGTTTGCCACTTCAAAAAAGGAACAGAGATCTGCAATTACTCATATTCCAATACTATTTTGGCTGTAAAACTCAATAGAGCT AGACTTGTAGTATGTTTAGAAGAATCACTGTACATACACAACATAAGGGATATGAAAGTGTTACACACCATTCGTGACACTCCTTCAAACCCCCAAGGTTTATGTGCTCTATCTCCCAACTCCAATGAGCATTGCTACCTAGCCTATCCTGGATCTGCAACTATTGGAGAAGTTCAAATTTTTGATGCCTATAacttg CAAGCCAAGACAATGATTCCAGCTCATGATTCTCCATTGGCTGCAATTGCGTTTAGCATTACGGGAACGTTGATTGCCACTGCCTCGGAAAAAGGTACGGTCATACGAATCTTTAGGGTTGATGATGGCGCTCGTCTTCATGAATTCAGGAGAGGAGTGAAACGCTGTGCCACTATCTACAGTTTGGCCTTTAGCGCTGATTCGCAATACCTAGCTGCGTCATCAAATACCGAAACGgttcacatttttaaattagaagATCC TCAACGTCCTGGATCTTCTAGTGAAGAGCCCCAAGGGTGGATGGGTTACCTTTCTAAGGCAGTTTCGGTATCTGCAAGCTATCTACCAACTCAGGTGGCTGATGTTTTCAGTCAAGGTAGAGCCTTTGCCACCGTCCACCTCCCATTCCAAGGCATTCGAAATGTCTGTTCCCTCGCAAC gATTCAAAAAGTCATGCGTTTGTTAATTGCATCAGCGGAAGGCTACGTTTATGTGTATGAAGTAAACCCTGTCGAAGGAGGTGATTGCACATTGCTGAAACAACACAg ATTGGACGGATTAATTGAGAACGGGACCGAAAATTCTCATTCTGACGGTTACAGTGGAGCCCATGGGAAAGCAAAACTGGATGCAGCAG GTAGCTACGCGCTCATTGTCAGGGGACGACCCTTCTCTCAGATGACAG CTGATTGCCTACCAG
- the LOC124311185 gene encoding WD repeat domain phosphoinositide-interacting protein 2-like isoform X2: MSQIRQENDSGAGGFFVNFNQDSTSLAVGTKVCYRLFSLSSVDRLDLIYESTSELDEDACLVERLFSSSLVAVVSLSSPRKLKVCHFKKGTEICNYSYSNTILAVKLNRARLVVCLEESLYIHNIRDMKVLHTIRDTPSNPQGLCALSPNSNEHCYLAYPGSATIGEVQIFDAYNLQAKTMIPAHDSPLAAIAFSITGTLIATASEKGTVIRIFRVDDGARLHEFRRGVKRCATIYSLAFSADSQYLAASSNTETVHIFKLEDPQRPGSSSEEPQGWMGYLSKAVSVSASYLPTQVADVFSQGRAFATVHLPFQGIRNVCSLATIQKVMRLLIASAEGYVYVYEVNPVEGGDCTLLKQHRLDGLIENGTENSHSDGYSGAHGKAKLDAAGSYALIVRGRPFSQMTDSEKFHDMERATETPPANPLRLDDEGEFPPMTQKLD, encoded by the exons ATGAGTCAAATCCGACAAGAAAATGACTCCGGAGCAGGAGGTTTTTTCGTCAACTTTAATCAAGATTCCAC GTCATTGGCTGTGGGAACAAAAGTCTGTTACAGGCTATTCTCCCTATCTTCTGTTGATCGTTTAGACCTTATCTATGAAAGCACCAGCGAGTTAGATGAAGATGCATGTCTTGTTGAAAGACTATTTTCTAGCAGTCTTGTTGCAGTAGTAAGCTTATCCTCTCCACGAAAACTGAAGGTTTGCCACTTCAAAAAAGGAACAGAGATCTGCAATTACTCATATTCCAATACTATTTTGGCTGTAAAACTCAATAGAGCT AGACTTGTAGTATGTTTAGAAGAATCACTGTACATACACAACATAAGGGATATGAAAGTGTTACACACCATTCGTGACACTCCTTCAAACCCCCAAGGTTTATGTGCTCTATCTCCCAACTCCAATGAGCATTGCTACCTAGCCTATCCTGGATCTGCAACTATTGGAGAAGTTCAAATTTTTGATGCCTATAacttg CAAGCCAAGACAATGATTCCAGCTCATGATTCTCCATTGGCTGCAATTGCGTTTAGCATTACGGGAACGTTGATTGCCACTGCCTCGGAAAAAGGTACGGTCATACGAATCTTTAGGGTTGATGATGGCGCTCGTCTTCATGAATTCAGGAGAGGAGTGAAACGCTGTGCCACTATCTACAGTTTGGCCTTTAGCGCTGATTCGCAATACCTAGCTGCGTCATCAAATACCGAAACGgttcacatttttaaattagaagATCC TCAACGTCCTGGATCTTCTAGTGAAGAGCCCCAAGGGTGGATGGGTTACCTTTCTAAGGCAGTTTCGGTATCTGCAAGCTATCTACCAACTCAGGTGGCTGATGTTTTCAGTCAAGGTAGAGCCTTTGCCACCGTCCACCTCCCATTCCAAGGCATTCGAAATGTCTGTTCCCTCGCAAC gATTCAAAAAGTCATGCGTTTGTTAATTGCATCAGCGGAAGGCTACGTTTATGTGTATGAAGTAAACCCTGTCGAAGGAGGTGATTGCACATTGCTGAAACAACACAg ATTGGACGGATTAATTGAGAACGGGACCGAAAATTCTCATTCTGACGGTTACAGTGGAGCCCATGGGAAAGCAAAACTGGATGCAGCAG GTAGCTACGCGCTCATTGTCAGGGGACGACCCTTCTCTCAGATGACAG
- the LOC124311185 gene encoding WD repeat domain phosphoinositide-interacting protein 2-like isoform X3 encodes MSQIRQENDSGAGGFFVNFNQDSTSLAVGTKVCYRLFSLSSVDRLDLIYESTSELDEDACLVERLFSSSLVAVVSLSSPRKLKVCHFKKGTEICNYSYSNTILAVKLNRARLVVCLEESLYIHNIRDMKVLHTIRDTPSNPQGLCALSPNSNEHCYLAYPGSATIGEVQIFDAYNLQAKTMIPAHDSPLAAIAFSITGTLIATASEKGTVIRIFRVDDGARLHEFRRGVKRCATIYSLAFSADSQYLAASSNTETVHIFKLEDPQRPGSSSEEPQGWMGYLSKAVSVSASYLPTQVADVFSQGRAFATVHLPFQGIRNVCSLATIQKVMRLLIASAEGYVYVYEVNPVEGGDCTLLKQHRLDGLIENGTENSHSDGYSGAHGKAKLDAADSEKFHDMERATETPPANPLRLDDEGEFPPMTQKLD; translated from the exons ATGAGTCAAATCCGACAAGAAAATGACTCCGGAGCAGGAGGTTTTTTCGTCAACTTTAATCAAGATTCCAC GTCATTGGCTGTGGGAACAAAAGTCTGTTACAGGCTATTCTCCCTATCTTCTGTTGATCGTTTAGACCTTATCTATGAAAGCACCAGCGAGTTAGATGAAGATGCATGTCTTGTTGAAAGACTATTTTCTAGCAGTCTTGTTGCAGTAGTAAGCTTATCCTCTCCACGAAAACTGAAGGTTTGCCACTTCAAAAAAGGAACAGAGATCTGCAATTACTCATATTCCAATACTATTTTGGCTGTAAAACTCAATAGAGCT AGACTTGTAGTATGTTTAGAAGAATCACTGTACATACACAACATAAGGGATATGAAAGTGTTACACACCATTCGTGACACTCCTTCAAACCCCCAAGGTTTATGTGCTCTATCTCCCAACTCCAATGAGCATTGCTACCTAGCCTATCCTGGATCTGCAACTATTGGAGAAGTTCAAATTTTTGATGCCTATAacttg CAAGCCAAGACAATGATTCCAGCTCATGATTCTCCATTGGCTGCAATTGCGTTTAGCATTACGGGAACGTTGATTGCCACTGCCTCGGAAAAAGGTACGGTCATACGAATCTTTAGGGTTGATGATGGCGCTCGTCTTCATGAATTCAGGAGAGGAGTGAAACGCTGTGCCACTATCTACAGTTTGGCCTTTAGCGCTGATTCGCAATACCTAGCTGCGTCATCAAATACCGAAACGgttcacatttttaaattagaagATCC TCAACGTCCTGGATCTTCTAGTGAAGAGCCCCAAGGGTGGATGGGTTACCTTTCTAAGGCAGTTTCGGTATCTGCAAGCTATCTACCAACTCAGGTGGCTGATGTTTTCAGTCAAGGTAGAGCCTTTGCCACCGTCCACCTCCCATTCCAAGGCATTCGAAATGTCTGTTCCCTCGCAAC gATTCAAAAAGTCATGCGTTTGTTAATTGCATCAGCGGAAGGCTACGTTTATGTGTATGAAGTAAACCCTGTCGAAGGAGGTGATTGCACATTGCTGAAACAACACAg ATTGGACGGATTAATTGAGAACGGGACCGAAAATTCTCATTCTGACGGTTACAGTGGAGCCCATGGGAAAGCAAAACTGGATGCAGCAG
- the LOC124311539 gene encoding cytochrome c oxidase subunit 6B1-like, with protein sequence MSAIVTEELVTAPFDPRFPNQNQTRYCWQSYVDFHRCQKIKGEDFAPCEYFQKVYKSVCPNSWIEKWDSQREAGTFPKKI encoded by the exons ATGTCGGCTATCGTTACTGAAGAGCTCGTTACGGCCCCATTTGACCCCCGATTCCCCAATCAGAATCAGACCAG ATACTGCTGGCAAAGCTATGTTGATTTCCATCGCTGTCAAAAGATCAAGGGTGAAGATTTTGCCCCTTGCGAGTACTTTCAGAAGGTGTATAAATCTGTTTGCCCCAATTCTTGGATAGAAAAATGGGATTCTCAGCGTGAAGCAGGGACTTTCCCCAAGAAAATTTAA
- the LOC124311525 gene encoding transmembrane protein 141-like, with the protein MNNINELKSRYNQIYPAFGSYTECMSRALLTGLSSSILGFSTAFCSQYLLKKKLPYTFSGNILVSSFVAVVVGFQVTSVRAKSCQAAWLAAEDKHTFFSENDDKSD; encoded by the exons ATGAACAACATTAATGAACTTAAGTCACGTTATAATCAAATCTATCCTGCATTTGGTTCATACACAG AGTGTATGTCCCGAGCTTTACTCACTGGTCTTTCATCTTCGATACTGG GATTTTCCACAGCATTCTGTTCGCAATATCTTCTGAAAAAGAAGCTGCCCTACACCTTTAGTGGAAATATATTGGTTTCAAGTTTTGTAGCTGTTGTGGTTGGCTTTCAGGTTACCTCAGTAAGAGCTAAATCGTGTCAAGCTGCTTGGTTAGCTGCTGAAGACAAGCACACATTTTTCTCTGAAAATGATGATAAATCTGATTAG
- the LOC124311156 gene encoding putative GTP-binding protein 6, with product MCWRSMSAVIGYRKSAEDDLQLELVSEQDNQDIHDYEELVHKMHLLPDAGHQVAILQPFVKWGPKKNLLTTPDLMLEEAKALVDSLPNWKCVDAIKVPVESLEKKTIFGSGQFESLQKNIVANPNISAVFVSTNVLRGIQRRELMMAFGVPVFDRYSVVLQIFKDRARTREAKLQVAFAEIPYLRSSLVGLQKGTKNNLPVENTSRGSKGGSGESFCDSQLHLLDRREIKIKKELEKLAKKRTLLKCERKKREFPVVAIVGYTNCGKTTLIKSLTGDSKITPRDALFATLDVTVHGMKLPCNLTVLLVDTVGFISNIPVNLIAAFNSTLRDAIDADLLVHLQDISHPDVENQVATVKDTLEQLNIDSTKTVIQVANKIDKMSSELDDYSDLHISAKDGTGLEELVDLIQTKVLEITNRRYLRLMVLSGGTEYSWLHKEATVVKYSTTKDPQYLALDVLVTPSTFGKLRSNFPDIRVLNKQ from the exons atGTGCTGGAGATCTATGAGTGCAGTGATAGGATATAGGAAATCTGCAGAAGATGATTTACAACTTGAACTTGTGTCTGAACAAGATAACCAAGATATTCATGACTATGAAGAACTGGTTCATAAAATGCATCTCCTTCCAGATGCTGGACATCAAGTAGCTATTCTACAGCCTTTTGTGAAATGGGGACCCAAGAAAAATCTGCTAACAACTCCAGACCTCATGCTGGAAGAAGCTAAAGCCCTTGTTGACTCTCTTCCAAACTGGAAAT GTGTTGATGCAATAAAAGTTCCAGTAGAATCccttgaaaagaaaactatTTTTGGTAGTGGACAGTTTGAAAGTCTTCAGAAAAATATTGTGGCCAATCCCAATATATCTGCGGTTTTTGTTAGTACTAACGTTCTCCGGGGTATTCAGCGTAG GGAGCTGATGATGGCTTTCGGAGTTCCAGTCTTTGATCGATATTCAGTGGTATTGCAAATCTTCAAAGATAGAGCCAGAACAAGGGAAGCGAAACTACAAGTGGCTTTTGCCGAAATTCCATACCtgag GTCATCTTTAGTAGGTCttcaaaaaggaacaaaaaataacttacCAGTTGAAAATACAAGTAGAGGCTCCAAAGGAGGGAGTGGTGAATCTTTTTGTGATTCACAACTTCATTTACTTGAtagaagagaaataaaaattaaaaaagagctGGAAAAATTGGCAAAGAAACGAACTCTTCTGAAAtgtgaaagaaagaagagagaatttCCGGTGGTCGCGATAGTGGGGTATACTAATTGTG gGAAAACAACTTTGATAAAGTCTTTAACTGGTGATTCAAAAATTACGCCGCGGGATGCACTTTTTGCTACATTAGATGTAACCGTTCATGGTATGAAGTTACCGTGCAATTTAACCGTGTTGCTGGTAGATACAGTGGGATTTATTTCTAATATACCAGTAAATTTGATTGCTGCCTTCAACTCAACTCTTCGTGACGCTATTGACGCA GATTTATTAGTACATCTACAAGACATAAGCCACCCCGACGTAGAAAACCAAGTTGCAACTGTGAAAGATACACTCGAACAACTGAATATCGATTCAACCAAAACCGTTATTCAGGTGGCTAACAAAATCGACAAAATGTCTTCTGAGTTAGACGATTATTCCGACTTGCATATTAGTGCTAAAGATGGAACTG gtttgGAAGAGTTGGTGGATTTAATTCAAACCAAAGTACTAGAAATTACTAATCGTCGGTATCTTAGACTTATGGTGCTCAGCGGAGGAACCGAATATAG TTGGTTACACAAGGAAGCTACCGTCGTTAAGTATTCCACTACTAAAGATCCACAATACTTGGCGTTAGATGTTTTAGTTACTCCCTCTACTTTCGGAAAATTAAGATCAAATTTCCCTGATATAAGAGTGTTGAATAAACAATGA
- the LOC124311490 gene encoding 40S ribosomal protein S23: protein MGKPRGLRTARKHVNHRREQRWHDKEYKKAHLGTRWKANPFGGASHAKGIVLEKVGVEAKQPNSAIRKCVRVQLIKNGKKITAFVPNDGCLTFIEENDEVLVAGFGRKGHAVGDIPGVRFKVVKVANVSLLALYKEKKERPRS, encoded by the exons ATGG gtAAACCACGAGGATTGCGTACTGCTCGTAAGCACGTGAACCACCGTCGTGAGCAGAGATGGCACGACAAGGAGTACAAAAAAGCCCATCTTGGTACCAGGTGGAAGGCTAACCCTTTCGGAGGTGCATCTCACGCCAAGGGAATTGTGCTGGAGAAAGT TGGTGTTGAGGCTAAGCAGCCTAACTCTGCCATCCGTAAGTGCGTTCGTGTCCAGCTCATCAAGAACGGCAAAAAGATCACAGCTTTCGTCCCCAACGATGGTTGCTTGACTTTCATTGAAGAGAACGACGAGGTTTTGGTTGCCGGTTTCGGTCGTAAAGGCCACGCCGTCGGTGATATTCCCG gtgTCCGCTTCAAGGTAGTTAAGGTTGCCAATGTCTCGCTTTTGGCCTTGTacaaggagaagaaggaaagaccCCGTTCTTAA
- the LOC124311083 gene encoding spindle assembly abnormal protein 6 homolog: MSKPFTWGMKSPITPTNFIGMRPSESDKVFENMVPVQMQLSATEERKHFLRLSVELISSGMSSTSFRKDLQIEITDEDDPYIFYSLRMSEEDFSVLKSQQGLLIDFSSFPAKFVQLVERCVTEHQTESPKFLILIRYQNEMSKPCFVFEIVETNPFKHLCHLSLRLSEGGETQIKKHLSLKLRQLKEEQESNLQTLKGLEQQIDIERKNNAQKTAELELLKCDFQSKLQDMQQLLKIEYQTEKQVLLQTKMDLEQQLKQHQMNAGEKEKNFLQQIKDLKEKNSQCDNHVKDTASRLLKAEEECNRLQQELTSARRRGASLDADFHSKERTVNQLRTKVAVLEQELKDKDILLAKQQDLLTSAQEQKVRLTSIIEEKDSVISRRESAVKTMTEELIKANDIIRKLQNDIRVSNQKLKTRTEVATEQEKILQQRDNEIARFRAELNKQGKLNDEVAELRSKNEEKESAIKNNEQIISYLNKQLNDLQLRSENTTRNPQWFSTPNDGNSVSPKIPMSTIRASPLQLGQTLENRENDEPLDPKYFQPKSYGGLVRKEKSTERNPPNSKPSAYFKK; this comes from the exons atgtcGAAACCATTTACGTGGGGAATGAAAAGCCCGATTACACCAACAAATTTCATAGGAATGCGACCTTCTGAATCTGAtaaagtttttgaaaatatgGTGCCTGTACAAATGCAATTGTCCGCAACAGAAGAGAGAAAGCATTTCCTGAGACTGTCTGTGGAGTTGATTTCATCTGGAATGTCTTCCACCTCCTTTCGCAAG GAtttacaaattgaaataaCTGATGAAGATGATCCATACATTTTCTACAGCCTCCGAATGTCAGAAGAGGATTTTTCTGTGTTGAAATCACAGCAAGGACTCTTAATTGATTTCTCATCCTTCCCAGCCAAATTTGTTCAACTAGTTGAACGCTGTGTAACAGAACATCAGACAGAATCTCCAAA aTTTCTCATTCTTATTCGGTATCAGAATGAGATGTCAAaaccatgttttgtttttgaaattgtggAGACCAATCCATTCAAACATTTATGTCACCTTTCTCTAAGACTGTCTGAAGGAGGAGAAACACAAATAAAGAAGCACCTCTCACTCAAACTTAGGCAATTAAAGGAAGAGCAAGAGAGCAACCTTCAAACTCTCAAAGGCTTGGAACAACAAATTgacattgaaagaaagaataatgCACAGAAAACAGCTGAACTAGAGCTACTGAAGTGTGACTTTCAGTCAAAACTACAAGACATGCAACAATTACTTAAAATAGAATACCAAACAGAGAAGCAAGTCCTTCTTCAGACTAAAATGGACCTTGAACAGCAACTTAAACAGCACCAGATGAAtgctggagaaaaagagaaaaattttttacagcAAATCAAAGacctgaaagagaaaaattcacAGTGTGACAATCATGTCAA AGATACAGCTTCTCGATTACTAAAAGCTGAAGAGGAATGTAATCGTTTACAACAAGAATTAACGTCAGCTCGTCGCCGTGGAGCTAGTCTAGATGCAGACTTTCACAGCAAGGAAAGAACAGTGAATCAACTACGAACAAAAGTAGCTGTGCTGGAACAA GAACTAAAGGATAAAGATATACTACTTGCCAAACAGCAGGATCTTTTGACCTCAGCACAAGAACAAAAG gttCGTTTGACCAGTATCATTGAAGAGAAGGATAGTGTTATTTCTCGGCGCGAAAGCGCAGTAAAGACCATGACTGAAGAACTCATTAAAGCAAATGATATAATAAGGAAATTGCAAAACGATATTCGGGTGTCAAATCAGAAG TTGAAAACACGCACTGAAGTCGCtacagaacaagaaaaaatactgCAACAACGAGATAACGAAATCGCTCGTTTTCGCGCTGAATTGAACAAACAAGGCAAATTAAACGATGAAGTTGCAGAATTGAGaagtaaaaatgaagaaaaagagtcgGCCATCAAGAACAACGAGCAGA TTATTTCCTATCTCAACAAACAACTGAACGACCTTCAGCTAAGATCAGAGAATACAACCAGGAATCCGCAATGGTTTTCAACGCCAAACGACGGAAACAGCGTTAGCCCTAAAATTCCCATGTCAACAATAAGAGCTTCTCCATTGCAGTTGGGTCAGACCCTTGAAAATAG GGAAAATGACGAGCCGCTAGAtccgaaatattttcaacctAAATCATATGGTGGACTCGtacggaaagaaaaatctacaGAAAGAAACCCCCCTAATTCAAAGCCCTCGgcttatttcaaaaaataa